The following are encoded together in the Carbonactinospora thermoautotrophica genome:
- a CDS encoding protein kinase family protein: MAYLGVPVQEEPLESGPAGAPSRPAGPGVSLARLLRVARLSPAQGAVIAAEILGVLEARHAAGRVHGRLRAEDIHIGPGGEVRVLGDTPAAQDDEARRADLEAAVALVGQLAAATSSRGRHAAASQSHLLALLERLAAGNPLIVTGVGQPAAELRAALGGPEGAERARGELGALAATLLGMRPAPPPSSDPVPPVPAEEAVEEAARPPRRLSQTLRAAWPWLWRVAVAVTVFATAVWLEYAFLREEITRSLQLLRRPEATASARPGTTGRPPSPVPVLAAASAGPLTAVDARPLQRCAPGKPCPIRVLVRARPGTKPLRVGWSFEIIDRCTGARVSRPGGEVTLKPGSDHAIALNRLQLPNGRAIAVIVITNTPARVAGPPLPFPATGGTC; this comes from the coding sequence ATGGCGTATCTGGGAGTTCCTGTCCAGGAGGAGCCCCTGGAAAGTGGGCCCGCCGGCGCGCCGTCCCGGCCCGCCGGCCCTGGCGTCTCGTTGGCCCGCCTGCTGCGGGTGGCACGGCTCTCCCCGGCGCAGGGCGCGGTGATCGCCGCGGAGATCCTCGGCGTGCTGGAGGCCCGGCACGCCGCCGGACGGGTCCACGGCAGGCTGCGGGCCGAGGACATCCACATCGGCCCCGGCGGTGAGGTTCGGGTGTTGGGCGACACCCCGGCAGCCCAGGACGACGAGGCCAGGCGCGCCGACCTGGAAGCCGCCGTCGCGCTGGTCGGCCAGCTCGCCGCCGCTACCTCGTCCCGGGGCCGGCACGCCGCGGCCTCGCAGTCCCACCTGCTGGCCTTGCTCGAGCGGCTGGCCGCTGGAAACCCCCTGATCGTCACGGGCGTCGGGCAACCAGCGGCCGAGCTGCGGGCCGCGTTGGGCGGTCCGGAGGGAGCCGAACGGGCCCGCGGTGAGCTGGGCGCGCTCGCGGCGACGCTCCTCGGCATGAGGCCGGCGCCCCCGCCGTCGTCTGACCCGGTGCCACCGGTCCCCGCGGAGGAGGCTGTGGAGGAGGCCGCCCGGCCGCCGCGCCGCCTGTCGCAGACCCTGCGCGCGGCCTGGCCGTGGCTGTGGCGGGTGGCCGTGGCGGTGACGGTGTTCGCCACCGCGGTCTGGCTGGAGTACGCGTTCCTCCGCGAGGAGATCACCCGCAGCCTGCAGTTGCTGCGCAGGCCCGAGGCCACGGCGTCGGCCCGTCCCGGGACCACCGGGCGGCCGCCCAGCCCGGTGCCGGTCCTCGCCGCGGCGTCGGCGGGCCCGCTCACCGCGGTCGACGCTCGGCCGCTTCAGCGGTGCGCGCCCGGCAAACCCTGCCCGATCCGCGTTCTGGTCCGCGCCCGCCCCGGCACCAAGCCGCTCCGGGTGGGCTGGAGCTTCGAGATCATCGACCGCTGCACGGGCGCGCGGGTCAGCCGCCCAGGGGGTGAGGTCACGCTGAAACCGGGCAGCGATCACGCCATCGCCCTGAACCGCCTGCAGCTCCCGAACGGCCGGGCGATCGCGGTGATCGTCATCACGAACACCCCCGCCCGCGTCGCTGGGCCCCCGCTGCCGTTCCCCGCGACCGGCGGCACCTGTTGA
- a CDS encoding response regulator transcription factor yields MIALAVVAGDPLLHHDLAEVFAAHPRIRLVSADGERGQRDRAPDVTLLDLDSSLPACPRTEIRRTAGESRVLVTSSSTVLADVAAVLHAGARGYVPRKAGGDVLERAVVTVAQGGVFLPWAVARALRCPAPDPAAIPPLAPREQEVLRHIADGCTHAQAARHMGISVGTLETYLRRVRRKFAIGSPADLVRFALAMTRPVEWSEGIPPESGRRLGVTAGCPARSACSSGDWDRLSGQAYA; encoded by the coding sequence ATGATCGCGCTTGCGGTCGTCGCCGGCGATCCCCTACTGCACCACGACCTCGCGGAGGTCTTCGCGGCACACCCGCGGATACGCCTGGTTTCCGCGGACGGCGAGCGTGGCCAGCGGGACCGAGCGCCCGACGTCACCCTGTTGGATCTCGACTCGTCCCTCCCGGCCTGCCCGCGCACGGAGATTCGTCGCACCGCCGGGGAAAGCCGGGTTCTCGTCACGTCCTCGTCGACGGTCCTGGCCGACGTCGCGGCCGTGCTGCACGCGGGAGCCCGCGGGTACGTGCCCAGGAAAGCCGGCGGCGACGTACTCGAACGCGCCGTGGTGACGGTCGCCCAGGGAGGTGTCTTCCTGCCGTGGGCCGTGGCCCGGGCGCTGCGTTGCCCAGCGCCGGACCCGGCCGCCATCCCACCGCTGGCACCGCGCGAGCAGGAGGTGCTGCGGCACATCGCGGACGGCTGTACCCACGCGCAGGCCGCCCGGCACATGGGCATCAGCGTCGGCACCCTCGAGACGTACCTGCGCCGGGTGCGCCGCAAGTTCGCGATCGGCAGCCCCGCGGACCTGGTGCGCTTCGCCCTCGCCATGACCAGACCGGTGGAGTGGTCCGAAGGGATACCGCCCGAGTCGGGGCGACGGCTCGGGGTGACGGCCGGCTGCCCAGCCCGCTCTGCGTGCTCCTCAGGTGACTGGGATCGCCTATCCGGCCAGGCTTATGCCTGA
- a CDS encoding FtsW/RodA/SpoVE family cell cycle protein has protein sequence MWTGSLPQRRHRDVRGRRFDVLALVAAFTLVILGALNLYAAASWSLAARQLVAVAAGLVLLVLMRRVHVERLAVLGWACYGLSIVLLLAVSLFGIERYGAKRWLAIGELTFQPSELAKLGLLLLLANVLGSNRPAWRRFLLAVVLAVVPIGFTLLQPDLSTAMLLTAMTAGLLILSRIPPRFLLPLFGSVVLVAPLAVRMLRPHQLARLQAYLAGSESTEGPGYAIRQAHIALASGGLFGQARDPLHRLRAEYLPGREHDLTLASLVQQWGLVAGASAVLATVVLVWWVALASRVARTRRGMLTCAGFAVLLGAEAVVSLGGNLGALPLAGIPFPLVSQGGTAALVHLAALGVVLGVRRDGVRRRLWALPRWHNPRPRLVRFAALGVSGLLAGLSAYGWHLQEVRGESLRRAGETQMTRCVRIPAPRGIITDRHGVPLAINAAQNQIVVIPALLRRPDDLRRLAALVGQPVDQLRRTLAAAGTRLSTRVAVVPADTGSRVSAARIPGVVVAPDPRRVYPHGAMLAPLLGFVGVATPQDESRWPNLPLGGIVGRAGIEQQYDPILRGIDGYQCVYVDPLGVPVTLGPRQAPVPGAALRLSIDLGLQREITKTLADALAGRIGERRGHLGGVVAMDPRTGQVLAMASLPAYDNNLYGPPVDARALRKAVATPGSPMLQHVTQVVGPPGSTFKLVVAAADMVYPVLPPDKAIPTGASYTFGGHTFGNWRGFGPQNLVQAIAWSNDVYFYKLAYALGPDRIHQVGSALGVGRPTGIDLPGESAGYFGTPQSVRAAGGVWYPGSSVILGIGQGYITTTPLQAARWTAAVATGSLVTPRLGLAFSTADGTTTALPAPPAQPLPFGDALGPVREGMRQAVSGGTAAVLSDLPVAAGAKTGTSENPSNPGGAPDAWFTAVAPMDRPAVVMTSYIRGGGQGSRTSGPVVKRALQYFLAHQTQILKVSPPRTPSAGTPGSDSGRPPPPRR, from the coding sequence GTGTGGACCGGCTCGCTCCCGCAGCGGCGGCACCGGGACGTCCGGGGCCGCAGGTTCGACGTGCTCGCCCTGGTCGCGGCGTTCACGCTGGTCATCCTGGGCGCCCTCAACCTGTACGCGGCGGCTAGCTGGTCGCTCGCCGCGCGCCAACTGGTCGCGGTGGCCGCCGGGCTCGTCCTGCTGGTGCTCATGCGTCGGGTCCACGTCGAACGCCTCGCGGTGCTCGGCTGGGCCTGCTACGGCCTCTCGATCGTGCTGTTGCTCGCCGTGTCGCTCTTCGGGATCGAGCGGTACGGCGCGAAGCGGTGGCTGGCGATCGGCGAGCTGACGTTCCAGCCCTCGGAGCTGGCCAAGCTCGGCCTGCTGCTCCTCCTCGCCAACGTGCTGGGATCCAACCGGCCCGCCTGGCGGCGGTTCCTCCTCGCCGTCGTGTTGGCGGTCGTACCGATCGGGTTCACCCTGCTGCAGCCGGACCTGAGCACGGCCATGCTGCTCACCGCCATGACAGCGGGGCTGCTGATCCTGAGCCGCATCCCGCCGCGGTTCCTGCTGCCGTTGTTCGGCAGCGTGGTGCTCGTCGCCCCGCTCGCGGTCCGGATGCTGCGGCCCCACCAACTGGCCCGCCTGCAGGCGTACCTGGCCGGGTCGGAGTCCACCGAAGGCCCCGGCTACGCCATCCGCCAGGCCCACATCGCGCTCGCCTCCGGCGGCCTGTTCGGCCAGGCTCGTGACCCGCTGCACCGGCTGCGCGCCGAGTACCTGCCCGGCCGGGAGCACGACCTCACCCTGGCCAGCCTGGTCCAACAGTGGGGCCTGGTGGCGGGCGCCAGCGCGGTGCTCGCCACCGTGGTGCTGGTCTGGTGGGTGGCGCTGGCGAGCCGGGTGGCCCGCACCCGTCGAGGCATGCTGACCTGTGCCGGGTTCGCGGTCCTGCTCGGCGCCGAGGCCGTGGTCTCGCTCGGCGGCAACCTGGGCGCGCTGCCGCTGGCCGGCATCCCGTTCCCGCTGGTCAGCCAGGGGGGTACCGCCGCACTCGTACACCTGGCCGCCCTCGGCGTGGTTCTCGGCGTGCGACGGGACGGGGTGCGCCGCCGGCTCTGGGCGTTGCCGCGCTGGCACAACCCGCGACCCCGGCTGGTCCGGTTCGCCGCGCTCGGCGTCTCCGGGTTGCTGGCCGGCCTGTCCGCGTACGGCTGGCACCTCCAGGAGGTCCGGGGCGAGTCACTGCGCCGGGCCGGCGAGACGCAGATGACCCGCTGCGTGCGGATCCCGGCCCCACGCGGGATCATCACCGATCGCCACGGCGTGCCGCTCGCGATCAACGCCGCCCAGAACCAGATCGTCGTCATCCCCGCGCTGCTGCGCCGCCCGGACGACCTGCGCCGGCTCGCCGCGCTGGTCGGGCAGCCGGTCGACCAGCTGCGGCGGACCCTCGCCGCGGCCGGGACCAGGCTGTCGACCCGGGTGGCCGTCGTGCCGGCCGACACCGGAAGCCGCGTCAGCGCGGCCCGGATCCCCGGCGTGGTGGTGGCCCCCGATCCGCGCCGGGTCTACCCGCACGGCGCGATGCTCGCCCCGCTGCTGGGGTTCGTCGGGGTCGCCACCCCGCAGGACGAGAGCCGCTGGCCGAACCTGCCGCTCGGCGGGATCGTGGGCCGGGCCGGCATCGAGCAGCAGTATGACCCGATCCTGCGGGGGATCGACGGCTACCAGTGCGTGTACGTCGACCCGCTCGGCGTCCCGGTGACCCTCGGCCCGCGCCAGGCGCCGGTGCCCGGCGCCGCCCTGCGGCTGTCGATCGACCTCGGCCTGCAGCGGGAGATCACCAAAACGCTCGCAGACGCCCTGGCCGGCCGGATCGGGGAGCGGCGCGGCCACCTGGGCGGGGTCGTCGCCATGGACCCGCGCACCGGCCAGGTGCTCGCGATGGCGAGCCTGCCCGCGTACGACAACAACCTGTACGGTCCCCCGGTCGACGCCCGCGCGCTGCGCAAGGCCGTCGCCACGCCGGGCAGCCCGATGCTGCAGCACGTCACGCAGGTGGTGGGCCCGCCGGGGTCGACGTTCAAGCTGGTGGTCGCGGCGGCCGACATGGTGTACCCGGTGCTGCCGCCCGACAAGGCCATCCCCACCGGCGCCTCGTACACGTTCGGCGGTCACACGTTCGGCAACTGGCGCGGGTTCGGGCCGCAGAACCTCGTCCAGGCGATCGCCTGGTCCAACGACGTGTACTTCTACAAGCTCGCCTACGCCCTCGGCCCGGACCGGATCCACCAGGTCGGCAGCGCGTTGGGAGTCGGCCGGCCGACCGGCATCGACCTGCCGGGGGAGAGCGCCGGGTACTTCGGCACCCCGCAGTCGGTCCGCGCGGCCGGCGGTGTCTGGTACCCCGGCTCCAGCGTGATCCTCGGCATCGGGCAGGGCTATATCACGACCACCCCGTTGCAGGCCGCCCGGTGGACGGCCGCCGTCGCCACCGGCAGCCTGGTGACCCCACGCCTCGGGCTGGCCTTCAGCACGGCCGACGGCACGACCACCGCGCTGCCGGCGCCGCCGGCGCAGCCGTTGCCGTTCGGCGATGCGCTCGGCCCGGTCCGGGAGGGCATGCGGCAGGCGGTGAGCGGCGGTACGGCCGCCGTGCTGTCGGACCTGCCGGTGGCGGCGGGCGCCAAGACCGGTACGTCGGAGAACCCGAGCAATCCAGGCGGAGCCCCGGACGCCTGGTTCACCGCGGTCGCGCCCATGGACCGACCAGCCGTCGTGATGACGTCGTACATCCGTGGCGGCGGTCAGGGATCCCGGACGTCCGGACCTGTCGTCAAGCGGGCCCTGCAGTACTTCTTGGCGCACCAGACGCAGATCCTGAAGGTCAGCCCGCCGCGTACGCCTTCAGCAGGGACTCCCGGCTCAGACAGCGGACGGCCCCCTCCGCCACGCAGGTGA